From the genome of Epinephelus moara isolate mb chromosome 10, YSFRI_EMoa_1.0, whole genome shotgun sequence, one region includes:
- the commd2 gene encoding COMM domain-containing protein 2, with product MLLVLSEDHKEHLSFLPKVDTAVVGEFGRIALEFLRRGTSPKIYEGAARKLSVPVEMVQHGVEGLMFLMTESSKHMISEVDFLDSVLVLGFGEELNQILLQLYLQHHKQIRSILSQLPSNLPAYQNLEWRLDVQLASRSLRQQVIPMLTIRLLLTGGCDSRDDHSRMVLQTDPSTLLHLISTLEAALAAMKTSHARRICRNIK from the exons ATGCTGCTGGTTTTGTCCGAGGACCATAAAGAGCATCTCTCCTTCCTGCCGAAGGTTGATACCGCAG TGGTTGGAGAGTTTGGTCGGATAGCGTTGGAGTTCTTAAGGAGAGGAACCAGTCCCAAGATCTATGAGGGAGCAGCAA GAAAACTATCTGTTCCTGTGGAAATGGTGCAGCATGGAGTGGAAGGCCTGATGTTCCTGATGACAGAGAGCTCCAAACACATG aTCTCTGAAGTGGACTTTCTGGACTCAGTGTTGGTTTTGGGGTTTGGTGAAGAGCTTAACCAGATCCTCTTACAG CTCTATCTGCAACACCACAAACAGATCCGCAGCATCCTGAGTCAGCTGCCCTCCAACCTGCCCGCCTACCAAAACCTGGAATGGAGACTGGatgtacag TTGGCAAGTCGTTCACTCCGTCAGCAGGTCATTCCCATGCTGACGATACGTCTGCTCCTGACGGGAGGTTGTGACAGCCGTGATGACCACAGCAGAATGGTTCTCCAGACAGACCCCAGCACCCTCCTGCACCTCATCTCCACACTGGAGGCCGCTCTGGCTGCCATGAAAACCAGTCATGCTCGCCGCATATGTCGCAACATCAAATAA